One Camelina sativa cultivar DH55 chromosome 3, Cs, whole genome shotgun sequence genomic window carries:
- the LOC104765003 gene encoding uncharacterized protein LOC104765003 produces MGNSLRCCLACVLPCGALDLIRIVHLNGYVEEITRSITAGEILQANPNHVLSKPCSQGVVRKILILSPESELKRGSIYFLIPDSSLPEKKRRRKDAPRRKKTLENPNADAATGDVVKGDDSECVKLCEKYLEEVVSSASDGKEHRHRRRHSRSASVSTWRPHLDSITEDLN; encoded by the exons atgggaaaCAGCTTAAG GTGTTGTCTGGCTTGTGTTCTTCCATGTGGAGCACTAGATTTGATCAGGATCGTTCATCTAAACGGCTACGTTGAGGAGATCACACGGTCAATAACAGCCGGAGAGATCCTCCAAGCAAACCCAAACCATGTCCTAAGCAAACCATGTTCTCAAGGAGTTGTCCGCAAAATCTTGATCTTGTCCCCTGAATCTGAGCTCAAGCGAGGGAGCATCTATTTTCTTATCCCTGATTCTTCCTTGCCGGAGAAGAAAAGGCGGAGAAAGGACGCTCCTCGCCGTAAAAAGACTCTCGAAAACCCTAACGCCGACGCCGCCACCGGAGACGTTGTTAAAGGTGATGATTCTGAATGCGTGAAGTTGTGTGAGAAGTACTTAGAAGAAGTTGTGTCGTCGGCCTCGGATGGTAAAGAACACCGTCATCGCCGGCGACACAGCAGATCGGCGTCAGTATCCACGTGGCGGCCTCATCTCGACAGTATCACCGAGGATCTTAATTAA